Within Lolium rigidum isolate FL_2022 chromosome 5, APGP_CSIRO_Lrig_0.1, whole genome shotgun sequence, the genomic segment TCGATGAACCGATTGCAATACTGAGAGGTAAACAAGAAAAGGTGGTTCCAGGGAACTCAGCTTCCCAGTTTGAAAGCATCCACGAAAAGGCCCAGACATACACCAGCTTTCCAGAAGTTTACCATTGAAATCAGCGACTGAAATCGTCCAGGAGGCTTTTTAACCGGTTTTTTGTACATAAGCATGCCAATCCCTTCAATAGCAGCCACTACAACGCCAGCAACAAGAACATCCCAGTCACCAGTCTGCCCGAGGATTGTTGCCAAGGCATTGGCGGTGTAGAACCCAAGGAGCACCAGGAATATCTTTGTGGGAGAGTTGCTTCTGGCAGAGTTCAGCTTTTCAAGTAGTTGCCTTCCAGCAGCTTGGACTAACCTGCCAAGCC encodes:
- the LOC124653310 gene encoding ycf20-like protein, with amino-acid sequence MKNSRWRPVFALETGGSPNSDGEDFEEDSGFLGRTRLGRLVQAAGRQLLEKLNSARSNSPTKIFLVLLGFYTANALATILGQTGDWDVLVAGVVVAAIEGIGMLMYKKPVKKPPGRFQSLISMVNFWKAGVCLGLFVDAFKLGS